The genomic interval CCGGCAAGAGGACGCCACCCTGGGCTGGCTGTAGCTGCTGTGGGTGCTCTGCACAGGTTGGGAGCCAGACACCCGGGACCCAGAAATCCCATCCCCAGGGATGGCCCAGCCTGCATTTCAGGGAGCCTGCTGTGGACAGTTGGAACTGGAATGGCAGAGGCCCTCCCTGGCAGCAGGAGATAGAGGGTGGCTGCCCCAGCCAACAGGGGCCTCACCCCACCCACCAAGGGTGAAGCCCTACTTCCCTGTAGTCAGAGATAAGGGTCAGGGTCTGGAGCTCTCCAGACCTGCTGGCCAGCAGGACGCACTCCCGCAGGGCCAGCAGGACAGGACGTGGGCACTTGccgtgctactgctgagccacgcCCAGCCCTGCACCTCGCAGCAGCCTGGCCCGGGCTGAATGGGAAGCTTTGAGATGACTCTGGGCCCACAGGGGCAGGGAAGGACCGCCCagagccagccccagcccagagaggGAAACAGGCAGGACCTGCCAGCACAGCAGCAGGCCCCAGGCAGCTCCCGCCCCGCCCCAGGGCATGATCCCGCCTACCTCCGACATCTGAATGCTCCAAATGTTGTTCCGGATCTTGGGGGTGGCCAGCTCCTTCAGGCGGTTAGAGCTTTGGTACTCCAGGGTGGCCCGAGGGACGGGCCACGTGGGCGTGGTCCTGGGGGAGCAGCAGTTAAGAGGCCAGCCCTCCCAGGGGTGTGCGTCCCTCCCGGTGAGCCTGTGTCTCAGCCCTGATTCTGGGATGGGGGGAACCTGAGAAAGGGGGTCTGGCAAACCAGCCCCCAGAGGAGACTCTGTGAGCCCAGGACAGGCCTCCCTTGGCCTCCGGCGGAGTTGGTAGGGCAGCTCTTCCCAGGCACTCCCACTGCCCCGGGAGCCTGGGGAGGACACACACTCCAGGGACAGAGCGTTTGCTCCCCAGGCCCGCCCCTGAAAGGCCAGGTCCCAGGAATAAATCCCCGCTTCCCTGCTGGGCAGCCTCCCCTGGGCCTGTCCACCAAGTCCGCAGAGACAGAAGGCCCCTCTGCACGCGCAGGCTCCAGGCCGTCCACGTCTGCCTCCAGCGATGGACCATGGACGGACAGGTGCGAGCTCAGGCGGGCCTCAGCCTCGGAGGGCTTCCCTGTGGGCCCGGCTTCCAGGGTCAAGGGGCGGCGGTGGTCTGCTGGGAGTGGGCCGGAGGAGGTGGCCCGCGGAGGCAGCCCTCCCCTCACCTGTTGTTGTAACACTCCAGGTAGAACCTCCGTGGCCGTGCCAGCTCCTCCACCCGGCGGGACACCGCTGGAGAGGGAAGCCGCCCAGTCACCGGGGCCATGGGGGCCCCACGTGACCACTGCCCTCTCCCCCGTGGGGACTAGGCAGAACTGCAGTGAACTGGGCGGCTGGGCCGCCTGTCAGAGGCCACATCTGCTGCCCACAGCAGCGAGGACAGTGGGCAGCACCAGGGAGTGTGGGACCCCACGCAGTTCAGACTGGACTGGGGTCTGGCTGAGGTTAGTGCGAgccctgggggggtggggggctagTCCCTGGAGGGCAAGTGGATGAGCCTGCAGCCCGCTCTCCCTCCAGGGCACTGGCCACACTCAGAGTAGAGGCACAGGGAAGGAGGACAGGAGTTCCTGTGCAAGTAAATACTGGCTGCCCACACCCCTCCTCCCCAGATGGGTCTCAGGGGTTCTGGAAGCCTGGGACACGTCctgggagggagcccaggaggagctgcgtccccagccccagggacccaCAGCCAACACACTGGCTGAAGCCCAAGAGGTCCACCTACCAGGAACAGTGATGGCCAGAGTGGTGTCCCTGAGAAAGCGCTCGGTCCAGTACACGGAGGGCCTGGAATACAGCCACAGTCAGGGTGGGAAGGCGGGTGCCCCAGCACCAGCAGTCCCTGAGGCAAGAGCAGGGGCAGTGGGACGGCCAGGCAGCGTCGGTCGGTCGGGCGCCGGGCAGCATGGGGGTAGGCAGCTGGAAAGGAAAGGTGCAGAGGGCACCGCCAGCCTGGCCACAGCCCCACTGGCGCCCTCGCACGGCACACGATGCCACTCACCAGAAGAGGCAGAACTGCAGGTTGGTCTGGCGTGGGGACATCCAGGCATAGCCCTCACAGCGGCACCCCCTCCTGTGACGAGAGGGTCCCAGCCCTGCCTGTGGCTCGGGGTTCACCTGTCCCCACACTCCTCACTCCTCTGGACCTCACTGAGGGGGCCCCAGAGCCACCACCCGGTGAGGGCCTCCTGGGTGTCCTGGCCCCAGGCTGGAGCCCACTGTCCTGAGGCCACGGccaggtggggggcagggaagagGATGCGAGGACCGGGCTCCCCTCCATGCAGGGACCAGCTGGCTACCGCCCTCACCTGTCCCTGGGTCCCTGCCAGTTGGTCTTGGGCTTGGCCAACTCCAGCAACCTCCGCTGCCGCCGCCTCTTGCCCCTGGCCATGGAGACGCTGGGGGTCTCCTCCGTGAGCGTCAGCTGGCTGTGGGAGAGCCTGGGGTTGGCTGGCTGCCCCAGGGCGAGGGATGCCCGGACCCCGCTCTGGgcttccagcagctcgggagcaTGGATGTCTGGGAAGGTGGCCCTGGCCGTCACCTGGCTCTCGGCCCCAGCGCAGCCCCCAGGAAGACGGGGTGAGGCTGGCTGGTACCTCCTGCGCTGTGGCAGCCTGGCCTGGGGCGGCACTGGCCcacctcatgtctgaggaggacctgctggaggcccaggacccagaggggcaCTGGAGGCCCAAGAACAGCCCCTGCCTCCCAGAAAGCAGGAAAAGGGCAGGGGTCTGGACACAGGCTTCAGGGGAAGCAGCTCCCTCCACGGTGGCACTCCTCCCTGCCCACCTCATCTCAGGCACATCCTCCTCGGAGTCCAGGGACGCTCCAGGACCAGGGGCCTCCAGGAGCTCCTGGCCTGCCATCTCCTCAGAGGGAATCTCCTCTTCCGGGTCTGGGAAGCCCGGCTCAGCCTCCGGAGGGTCTTGGAGCCTGGGCTCCAGCAGCCGCAGGCCCTCAGGGGCACCATCATCGGGTTCCGATCCCGCCCCAGCCGCAGAGCTGCGGTGGCTACTGAGCGAACCTCGCCAGCGCTCCCCCATGAGCAGgcccctccacacccaggggtcCTGCAGCCTCCTGACCCGCTCCCTCAACACCCAGGTCCGCCTCACCGTGGCAACAGGAGAATGTCCCAGCAGACCCCGCTCAGCATTCCACCCAGCACTGGGCAGCTAGGGCAGGTGGGCCCCGTGCAGGCCCCACTGGTGTGGGCTCAGAAGCCTGAAGTCCTCCTTCTCCAGGGCCAGTTCAGAGACTGTCCCTGACCTGGCTCAGCGGCCTCTAAGCTCAGCTTCCTGCCTGTGAGAGACACCAGAAGGGCCACCTGGGGCTCCTGGCTCTTGTGGGTGAGCCTGTCTGTAATTTCTGGAGCTGGGCAGCTGTCCTGTGTCTGGGAGAGTGCCGGCCTGAGGCCCCAGAGCTGAGGGAGCCTGGAGCCGGCTCTGGGTCTGGGCCTCCTATTACCTAAACACCTAAATTCTTAGTCATTGTCAATCGATTCAATTCAAGTCACTGTATCTGGGGTTTGCTCCTTAGCAGAAGGATCCTGGGTGTTGCAGACGCTTCCGGCTCCAGATGCAGCACCTGGAACTAAATCAACCTCTGTGATCCCCAGAGAGGCCACCAGCCCCTCCTGACTCCCAGGAAGCACAGTGGAGAGGACAGGTCCAGAGCAGCCACTGTGAGTTCTTGTGCACAGGTCACCCACCTAAGTCACCTCGCCAATCAACCTCCCACCACTGGAGGACACCACGACAGGATCACAGAGGCTGGAGGGGTACGACCCTGTATCCCAGAGGGAGCGTTGGGGGCTTCTGCTCAGATCAAAAGTCACAGCACAGCACAGTTGCCGAAGCCAGCAATGGTGTCTGAATGCGGCTGGGAGTGATTCTAAACAGGGAAGTGGGGGTGTGTGTGCAGGGAAGGAGGGCCTGTGGGGGAGGAAGCTGGCTTGGAGAACAACTGGCCCTGGGCAGTTCTGGGGGTCAGAGGCCAACAGGGCTGGCTCCCCCAGAGCCTCCAGGTGGGTGCCTGTGGCTGTGAGGCAGGCAGCTTCTGGGGGTCCTTGGCAGCTCCCAGAGGCGCCTGGGTCTGCAAGCCTGTGGTCATTCAGCCAGCACCCCACCACACCCCTGAAGGCATGGGTGCAGGCCTTCGGCCCACTCGGTGGTCCAGGGCGCTCTGACCACCTACAGACAGAGGTCTACTGCTGAGTCAGAGCAGCACGGCCCGGGGTTGGGGGGCACCTGCCTCCTACCATCCGGCTCCAAGGGAACTCAGGACCCGCACCAGCCAAGCTTCAAGCCTGCTGGAATCAAGGTGTCCGTCTGTCTGCCTTGGCCTAGGGAAGGCATGTGAACTGCAGGTCACGGATGGCCACTGGTAAATGGACACTCATCTGAGCACTTCGAGTTATCAAGGCACCGCAGTGTAAGGAAGAGCAAGCCACTGGTGGGAGACTGTGGGCACACACATGCTGGTTCACACCCACAACGAAGAGATGACTCCATCAACCCGAAAGAAGAAAACCACCGGGAAAAAAGGCAAGAAGACACAGGGAGTTGGGCCCGACCCCGGAAAACACTGGGCCTTTCACAGAGGTAAACCTGGAGGCCCGGGGCCGCGCAGGAGCCCTCCGCGGACTCCGGGCCGGACTCGCGCACGCCGCCGGGGCACCCGCTAAGCCCGCAGGAAGGGAGCGCGCAGGGCCTCCGCGCGTCAGGCAGAGCCGCCCaccgccccccgcccccagccgGTCCCCGCGCGGCGTGGGCGAGGCTTTCAGCCAGGAGGGTGGGCGCGTCCCGGTCCAGCTGCGCGGGGAGCGCGCGGAGGGCCgggcccagcccctcctcctggcGGTGCCGGCTGCGCGCGGTGGGAGGGCGGAGGAGGTGGCGCGGGCTGCCTGGCGAGGCTGGAGGCGGGCTCTgccgccgcccccgcccccggcccggGCCCGGGCGCCTCGCTGGACCGTCCTGGGGGCCTCTGTCCGACGTGGGCGGAGGGGTTCCTGTTCAGGGTTAGAACGGGCGGATGACAGAATTGTGTGGCATGGAGTCCAGACCCTCTAGCCGAGGGAGGAGACAGGCCTTGGAGGCTCAGGGCCTCGACCCCCGGTAGGGTTGCCCCGATGTTGGGTGTCGGGTTAGCACCAGTCAGCACCTGGGGAGGGCCTGGGAACGCTGGCGGCGAGATTAAATCGACAAAAAATTTCTTGTTTTtcgaatttctttttctttgtttttgttgttgttactggggaacTCAGGACCCGcacacccaggggtgctctaccactgagccaccagcccttttaatattttcattttgagacaaggcctccctaagttgctgaggcaggccttgaactttttttaagagagagagaatttttgtaaatatttatttttttattttttacttctcggcggacacaacatctttgttggtatgtggtgctgaggatggagacctaccgcacgcatgccaggcgagcgcgctaccgcttgagccacatccccagccccttgaactTTCGATTCCTGTGacataaaactcttttttttttttttaaggagagagagaatttttttgatatttatttttcagttttcggtggacacaacatctttattttatgtggtgcgaTCGCggtacccttgagccacatccccagcccagaaaactcttttttaaatgtgataatgaAGGAAATCAAGAGGGCCAGCTAGCTACTCCCCTTCTGGGCAATCTTCAGGTGAAAATCAAAGCAGAGCGACCTTGGTGGTAAAGTAAAGGAATGTGTCAAAGCGGATGCAGTGGTGTAGACCTgtgaccccagcccctggggaggctcaggcaggaggaacGCAAGCTCTagaccaggctcagcaatttagcaagaccctaaacaatttagtgagactctttctcaaaattaaaaatttaaataaaggtcAGGGATGTGGTTCGGTGGAGGAGCTCCGTGGGTGCCATCGCTGGCACAGGAAACCTCTGCCTGCACTGTAGGCATGCCACCTGTCCTGTCTCTGCTGGTGGGTTCTGACCCGCCTCCCCCCACATCCCGCTCCCCACCTAGCCTCAAGGCCCCTCTCTGTTGAGTCCTTGAGTTCTTTGGGGTTGGTTGGTGTTCTGCAGGCTGCAGAGGAAAGGCTCAGTCTTCTGAGCACCAACTCCACGTTCATCTCAGAGCAGGGAGACAGGCCTACCAGCACACTGCCGCCGACCCCAGTTCTCCCGCTTGAGGGCGGTGCCCCAGGCATCTCAGGAGGGGGTCTATACAATGGCCTGGTGGGAACGTGGCCTCCCCTTTCCCCAGTGAGTTTTACTGCTGGGGACACCAGGCTGCCCTGAAGCCAAGTGGCCCCTGGACAGCAGCAGACCCAGCAGCCAGAGCCCCCTCCCAGCTAGAAGCCAGAAGCCTGGGAACGAGGCATCTGCCACACCCAGTCCCAGAAGACGCTGGGAGGGACAGAGCCTGGCCTTGCCACAGGCAGACAGGATCCTGTACCCAGGCCTGACCTGGGGCCACCAGAtgcctggggaccccaggggtGCATGTGGGCACACCTGCCTGTGCTGTCCTCTCTGGGCAGCGGTGTCCTCCCACCCACTCAGAGAGTCCTCAGGACTCACTTCTGGGACCTTCCCTAGCACCCTTTCCGAAGAAGGGGTGAGGGTGGTGCTCTTCATCCTATGACCTTTTATTCACCTTCTGGGGGTGGTGCTCTTCATCCTATGACCTTGAGAACCACTAGTTTcttggttggttttggttttatgttagggattgaatccaggggtactttaccatcgagttacacttttttttggtacccgattgaactcaggggcacttaaaccaGGGAactacacccccacccccacccccttttttttgtgatgctggggattgaactgagggccttgtgcatgtgaggcaagcactctaccaactgagtatatccccagccccctcccctttttgtattttatttagagaccaggtctcaccgagttgctcagggccccactaagttgctgaggctggctttgaactcagatcctcctgcttcagcctccccagccactgcaattacaggtgtgcagtCACTGCCCCGCCACTTCCAATTcttttcataagttttttttttttaagtttggagacagggtcttctaaGTGGCTGAGGGTCTCGCTGAagtgcccaggctgaccttgttCTCCTTCCACAGCCTCTGCAGCGGCTGGCACCTCGGAAGCACCACCACCCACCCTCTGGTCCCCAGTCCGGAGCCAGGTGAGCGTGGCTGGCCGGCACACTTCTCCCGTTCCCAGGTCCTCGCGACCTAGAGGGCTGCGGGAACCGGGAGGGATGCCGAGCTGCCCACCGCCCAGTTCCTATGGAGATGCCAGGCTCCTGCGGCCTACACCGCAGACTAAGGAGGTCCCTAAGTGAGGGGGcgggagcagggagagggagcgAGCTGGGCGTGAGTCCACCAGGCCCAGGCCCCCAGGGTCTGCGCGGGCGGACCGCGGAGGCGGCGGGGCCTCTCCTCCGCTGCGCCATTATCAGTGCCCAGCAGGGATCCGCACCTCGAGCGCGGGCGGCGGCTCTCTGGGGCGCTGCAGGCTGAGCCGCGGGGCCTCCACTGAGCACGCAGATCTGCAGCGAGGCCCTGCGCAGTGACCcgcgggggagggaggggagggcgcGGGGGAGGCGGACGTCCGCTCTCATCTGAGGCGGCAAAACGTCCTCCCCGGGGCTTGAGGGCGGCTTGGCCCAGAAGAGCACAGTCCTCAGGGTCCGTTTCTAAAATGAGGCACTGACCAGGGTCGGGCGGGAGCTGAAGCCCGTGCGCAGAGCTCCCCAGACGCGGGGTGGGAGCGCGGCTCCGGAAGGGCGCCTGGGTCCGGGAGAGCCGGCAGCTGAGACCCTCCCGGCGGGAAGCCCTAGGCGGCGGGTCCATTCCacagcccccagcccagcccctcagCCCAGCCCAGGAGGAAGGGCGCGCGGCTCGGCCTTCCCAGCAGCAGCGATGGTCAGCTTCTGTCTTCAGTTCCACACCCTTGGAACCCCCGGGTCAAAACAcaacccctccccctcctcctcccctcctttcccctcccctcccctccttccctctccctcccccctcctcttctccccttccctccctctccctcttccctctccccctcctctccctcccactccctctcccactcctccctctccccctccccctctccctcctcccatctcctcccctccctctccctctcccccctcctcctctccccttttctcccctcccctcctttctactctccctccccccttccctcccccatgaGCTCCCAGGATTCCTAGCAATGCAGGTTAGTTTTTCCTGGTTTGGGACTTCATACAGGTGGCTCTTGCACACTTGTGGGTTTTGTCTGCTGCTTTGCACTGGCAGTTCCTGTGCAGTTGACCCAGGCTCATTCTCACCCTCCCCCAGGCTCCATGCTGCAGGTCTTTCTAGGCTGAGGGAGGCTGGCAAAGGCAACCGGCTTCAGCCACGTCTGTGTGGGGCCACCTTCACACCAGGCCCCCTGGGTACTGTGCCTCTGAGTGTGTGTGCCCCAGTGCAGGAAGAACCACCCTAGAGCAGGGAGCCCTGTGGCCCAGGGGACTCCAGGACCTGTGTGTCCTGTCACAGGGTGAGGGGGAGAGGTGGTCCTGGGTTGTCAGAATGAGCTCTGTGTGATCACAGGAGTCAGAGGAgaaccctggctctgcctctggaGATTGTCCTCTGGCTGCCTGCTCAGCCCCAGAAACAGGACAGAGAGAGCCAGAGCCAACCAGTCAGCTGCCGCGGAGGCTCTGGTCTGCTGGGTAAGGCTGTCCTCTAGGCCAGAGCTGTTGACAGTCACCATGATGGAGAGGAAGAGACCCTAAAGGGAGCAACAAAAGGTGGCACCCTCTTCCCAGATGCCCCCACCAGAAGCCACACAGCAGAGGGTACAGGggccacgcctgtcatcccagcagctgcaaAGGCTGAGGTTCCAGGCCAGCCGGGGCAACTATGGAGACCCGTCTCAAGAGACCAGTGAGAAGGGCTGCGGTGTGCTGAGTGACAGGCACCCGGCTCAATCTCAGGCcgtgggtggggagggtgggagcCTGCCTGGCCCCTTCAGTTTGGGGGACCTCCATCCAGGATTCCTCGGCTCCTGTGGGGAGAAGCTCACCTGACAGACACATTTCCAGCTTCCCCAGTTCTGTGGTCAAGAGTCAAGTGAGCCTGCTGCTGGACCAGTGCTTGGTCTTGGTTACTGGCCATGCGATTCTGAGGAGGAAAAAGGACCCAGTCTGGATCAAAATTGGTAAAATGTGCAAAGACCAATCCCTAGTAAAGGGTGGGACCACCAGCAGCTGTGCCTGAGACAAAGGAGGGAGTGAGCACTTCTGCACTGTCAGAGGCCGCCTCCTGGCCAGAGGATCAGAACCAGCTGCAGCCAGCCAGGGCGGTGCCCACCTGGCTGGACCTGTGACCGGGCAGTGCCCGGTCTCATCAGTGCTGAGGGGCAGTAGGAAAAGAGGTGTGCAGGGTTTCGCTGGGTTGAAAGAAGCATTCAAGTTCCAACTCCTGGTATCTGCAAATGGACACTTACTTGGAAATAGTTCTTCTATATCTAAGTGAAGACGAAGTCACACTGGAGTGAGGCAGGCTTTTATTCAATGATGGGCATCCTCATAAGGAGGGAGGCAGACGTAGAAAGGAGACTTCCATGAGAAAACAGGTGGACAGGGAGCAAGGTTTCTATGCCAGGAAAACAGAGGATTGGAAAGATAGAGAATGGATTCTCCCCTCTGTAAGGATCTGCCCTGCCCAAACTAGATGCAACAGTTCCAAGATTTCCTGGTTTAGGACCCATTGGGTGATCATGTGGATGGCAGACTATGGAGACATGTAGCATTGGATGATGGAGAGATGCCAGGATAGGAGGATGATGGGAGCATGTGGAGGATGTGGGATGATAGGAAGATAATGGGAAGATGATGGGATACATGAT from Urocitellus parryii isolate mUroPar1 chromosome 3, mUroPar1.hap1, whole genome shotgun sequence carries:
- the Spmap2 gene encoding sperm microtubule associated protein 2, whose product is MGERWRGSLSSHRSSAAGAGSEPDDGAPEGLRLLEPRLQDPPEAEPGFPDPEEEIPSEEMAGQELLEAPGPGASLDSEEDVPEMSQLTLTEETPSVSMARGKRRRQRRLLELAKPKTNWQGPRDRRGCRCEGYAWMSPRQTNLQFCLFWPSVYWTERFLRDTTLAITVPAVSRRVEELARPRRFYLECYNNRTTPTWPVPRATLEYQSSNRLKELATPKIRNNIWSIQMSEVSRVSRAAQMAVPSSRTLRLAKPRVPATMLEEWDPVPKPKPHVPDYSRLLQLAMPKAQSDKCVPDRDPRWEVLDGTKKAVASPRVVFLAKPKVRKDFNEDYDPYRISPASLVAQASPRLYELATPKSITKKV